A window of Clostridia bacterium genomic DNA:
CTTCCGAACGCGCGCATCTCGGTTTTCAATGCGCCGCTCGCGGTATCCGCAAGGTCGCTTTTAAGACTGTTCGAGCAGACGAGTTCGGCAAGCCCGCCCGTCTTATGCGCGGGAGTTTGAACGTCGGGACGCATTTCGAACATCTCGACTTCGACGCCCGCTTCGAGCAGGCGATACGCCGCTTCCGCGCCCGCCAAACCGCCGCCGACGACCCTTACTTTCATTTTTCTTCAACGTGTTTGCAGTTCGTGCAAACGTACTTGGTCGCCCCTTTCGAGCGTTTCACGATCATCGTCGATTTACACTCGGGGCAAAGATACGGCGCGGGAATATCCCAACTCGCGAATTTGCAGGTCGGATAATCGCTGCACCCGTAAAAAGTCTTGCCCGCCTTGCTGCGCTTTTTCAAGACGTCCTTTCCGCAGATCGGGCAGGTCGCGACTTTTTCGCTTTCCATCGAGAGGATATTGCGGCAATTCGGGAAATTCGGGCAAGCGAGGAACTTGCCGAAACGCCCTTCTTTGATGACCATCATCGCGCCGCATTTATCGCATTTTACGTCCGAAACCTCATATTCTTTCTTGACCGCGGTCCCGTCCTTGAACGCCTTTTTGACTTCGAGGATAAAGCCCGGATAGAACGCGCCGATGAGGTCCTGCCACTTGCGCCCTTCTTCGACTTCGTCGAGCTCTTTTTCCATCTTCGCGGTAAATTTCAGATCCATGATGTCGGGGAAGAATTTAACGATCGAATCGCAAACGGTCTCGCCGAGCGAGGTCGCTTTCAGGCTTTTCCCTTCCTTTTCGGTATAGGCGCGTTTCGCGAGGACGGCGAGGATTGAAGCGTAGGTGCTCGGTCTGCCGATCCCGTTTTCTTCCATCGCTTTGATCAAAGAACTTTCGGTGTAACGCTGCGGAGGTTTGGTGAATTTCTGCTCGTACTTCAACTCTTTGAGATCGAGCTTGTCACCCTCTTCGAGCGCGGGAAGAAGCGCGTTGTCTTCGCCCTCGTCCTCGTTTACGTGCGAACGGAAATCTGCGTAAGCCGCAGTAAAACCGGGGAATTTCATCGTCCTGCCTTGAACTTTGAACCCGAATTTATGTTCGTCGCCCTCCGCGTTGATATGGACTTTCAGCGTGTCGTACTGCGCCGCCGCCATTTGGCTCGCGACGAAGCGATCGTAAATGAGTTTATACACCGCATATTGATTCTTCTGCAATTTGCTTTTCAACGATTCCGGCGTGCGATCCAAGGAGATCGGGCGAATCGCTTCGTGCGCGTCCTGCGCTTGCTGTTTTACGGCAAATTTATTCGGAACTTTCGGATAATATTCCGCTCCGTAGGTATCCACGATATGGCGCTTTGCGGCGAAGACCGCGTCGTCCGCCACGCGGACCGAGTCGGTACGGATATAAGTAACGAGCGCGACGTGTCCCTCGCCCTCGATCTCACAGCCCTCGTAAAGCTGCTGCGCGATCTGCATGACTTGCGGCGCGCTCATCGAGAATTTCGTGGTCGCGTCCTGTTGCAGGGTGGACGTCGTAAACGGCGGCATCGGAGAAACCTTTTGAACGTTCTTTTTGACCTCGTCCACGACGTAAGGCTTCCCGTCGATCTTGGAAAGGAGTTTGTCGAGCGCTTCCTTGTTCGGGATCTTGAATTTCTTCCCGTCCACGTCGTAAAAGATCGCTTTGAAGGGCTTCTTCCCGTTGAAGAACGCGTGAAGCGTCCAGTACTCTTCGGGTTTGAAATCGCGGATCTCGCGCTCTCTGTCCACGACCATGCGAAGCGCGGCGGATTGGACTCTCCCCGCCGAAAGACCGCTCTTGATCTTCCTCGAAAGGACGGGAGAGATCTTGTAACCGACGATGCGGTCGAGGACGCGGCGCGCCTGTTGGGCGTCCACGAGCCTTTTATTGATCTTTCTCGGAGTTTCGAGCGCTTTCAAGACGGCTTTTTTCGAGATCTCGTTGAACTCGATGCGGATATCGTCGTCCGGCAGACCGAGAACGGTTTGCAAATGCCAGCTGATCGCCTCCCCTTCGCGGTCCGGGTCGGTCGCGAGATAGACTTGGTCGCTTTGTTTGACGGCGGTTTTGAGTTGAGAGATCGTCCGCTCTTTATCGGGCGAAATGACGTACTCCGGTTCGAAAGAATTCTCGACGTCGATGCCGAGACGCTTTTCGGGAAGATCGCTGATATGCCCGCCGGAAGCAAGAACTTTATAGTTTTGTCCGAGATACTTGCCGATCGTTTTTGCTTTGTGTGGTGATTCTACTATTACTAATTTCATATCTCTCCGTTTTGCGTTTCCGCTATCAAATTCCGTAATAATTTCCGGGCAGTTTTTTGATCACGCCCAACACTTCGAGTTTGGTCAGCGTCTGCATGAGTTCGCCCATCGGAAGCCCGGTGGCGGCGATGAGCTCTTCAAAGTGTTTATCTTCGTCCTTCAAAAGATCGTAAACGATGATCTCATTCGTCGTGAGTTGCACCGCTTGCTCTTCTTTTTCGGGAGCGTCGATTTTATAAAAATCCAAAACGTCTCGGGGCGAACACGCCGGCAGGACGAGCGGATTATGCAAAAGCTCGTTGGAGCCCTTGCTTTTATCGCTGAATATATTCCCCGGGACTGCGAACACGTCCTTCCCTTGATCGAACGCGTGTTCGACGGTCAGAAGCGTCCCGCTCTTCACCCCCGCTTCGACGACGAGGATTCCCTTCGAGAGCGCGCTGATGAGCCGATTTCTTTCGGGGAAATGGAAAGAAACGGGTTTTTCTCCGAAGAAGTACTCGGAAAGCACGAGTCCTTTTTCCGCCATCTCGTCATACAGCCCTTTATTCTCCGAGGGATAGACGCGATCGACGCCGCAACCGATGACCCCGATCGACTTTCCGCCGACTTCGAGAGCGGCTTTATGCGCGATCGAATCCACGCCGCGGGCAAGCCCGCTGACGATCACGAGCCCCGCCGAAGCGAGATCTTTCGCGAAGAGCTCCGCCGCGTCGCGCCCGTAGCGCGTGGGTTCCCTCGTCCCGACGATCGCAAAGCAATTCTCAGAGAGAAGCGTAGGGTCGCCCTTTCCGTACAGGACGAGCGGTTTATCTTCCAAAATCCCGAACGACGCGGGATATTCGTCGTCATTTTCGAAAAGAGCGAACGAATCCGTCTTTTCCATATAGTTCAGGACGCGCTCTTTTTGAAACCCTTCCCGAACTTCGAGCAACCGATCGAACAGTCCTTCGCCGATCCGTGCGATCTCTTCGGACAAAATCTCCAAAGAAGGAAACAGTTCCTTCGGAGAATCCGTCAGAGAAAGAAGCGCCGTCTTTTGGCGGAAGGTCAGCCCTTGGACCGCCGAAAGCTCCATCAGCGCGATTTGATCGTCCGAATACGCTCTCATCAATTCCAGTACTTCCTATCGAGCGAACGGTATTGGATCGCTTCCGCGACGTGCGCCGTCTCGATCTTTTCTTTGCCTTCGAGATCGGCGATCGTTCTCGCCACGCGAAGGATTCTGAAACTCGCTCTCGCGGAGAGCGAAAGTTTCTTGAACGCGTTCTCCATCAGTTGTTCGGCTTCCGCGGGGATTTTGCAGTACTCGCGGATCAAGCGATTGTTCATATCGGAATTCGAGTAGATCGGAAGCGATTCGAATCGCTTGGATTGGATTTCGCGCGCTTTCATCACGCGTTCTTTGACGACCGCGCTCTTCTCTTCTTCCCTGTCGCTTCGGATCTCGCCGAATTCGACCGCGTCCATTTCAATCTGAATGTCGATACGATCGAGAAGCGGTCCGGAAAGCTTGTTGATATATTTTCTTATTGCCTGCGGCGTGCAGGTGCAAACGTGCTTTTTCGAGCCGTAATTGCCGCACGGGCAGGGGTTCATACTGCCGATCAGCATAAAGTTCGCGGGATAGCGGACGGTCTGCTGGACGCGGGAAACCGTTACGAATCCGTCTTCGAGCGGTTGACGCAGGGTTTCGAGCGCGTGGCGCGTGTACTCCGGGACTTCGTCCAAAAACAAGACGCCGTGATTCGCGAGGGACACTTCGCCGGGTTTCGCTTTATGGCCGCCGCCGATCAAAGCGGGAACGGTCGTCGTGTGGTGCGGGGTGCGGAACGGACGGCGGGTAACGATCCCCTTCTTTTCGTCCAAGATCCCCGCGATGCTATGCACTTTCGTCACTTCGATCGCCTCTTCGAAGGTCAAGTCCGGCATAATGCTGACGACGCATTTCGCGACCATACTTTTGCCCGCGCCCGGAGGCCCGATCATCAAAATGTTATGCCCGCCCGCGACCGCGACTTCAAGCGCGCGCTTCGCGGCGACCTGCCCTTTGACTTCGCTGAAATCGACGTCGAACAGATCTTCCGCATCGTCCGACTTGAACTCGTTATAGGGGACGGGGACGATCTCGCTTTCTCCTTCGAGAAGTTCGCAGGCTTCTTTGAGCGTCCGAACGCAATAGCATTCGATCCCTTTGACGAAGCTCGCTTCCGCCGCGTTTTCCGCGGGAATGATGAATTTTTTATAGCCTTGCTGCATTCCCGAGATCAAGATCGCAATAAGACCGTTGATCGGGCGAAGTTTGCCGTCCAAGGAAAGCTCGCCGAGGATGACGTAGTCCTTATAGCACTTCGTAAAGAGCTGTTCGGACGCGATCAAAACGCCGATCGAGATCGGAAGATCGAAAAGCGACCCTTCCTTCTTCGTGTCCGCCGGAGCGAGGTTGACGATGACCCGTTTGATCGGGAAATGATATCCGCTGTTCTTGACGGCGGACGTCACCCTTTCCGCGGATTCTTTGATCGCCGCATCGGGAAGACCGATGATCTCGACTTTCGGCAGTCCGGCGTTGATGTCGATCTCGATGTCGACCTTATAGCCGTCCAGTCCGGTCAGCGCAAAACTATTTATTTTCGCCAGCATTCTCGGTTTGCTCCTTATTCTTTTTCGAGAAGACGCCTTTGATCGCTTCGCCGCATTTCTTGATCCTCGCGGCGGCGAACTTGAAGTAATTTCCTTCGATAATGACGACGCCCTTGATCTCTTCTTTTACGCACAGAGAATAAGTGACGTAGGCAAAATAGGCAAGCAAAAGGAAGTTCAAAACGGAGAAGACGATCAAAACGGGATCGCCCGCCGACATAAAGATCGCGGCGGAATTGGTGCCCGATCCGAAGTAACCGCCGATCATCATCGCATAAGTCGCGTTCAAAAGCGAAGTAAGAGAGAATCCGCCGAAGAGCTTCAAGACGCGCCTGTCGCTCGAAACGATACCGTAAGCGAGGAGCAGGATCAGCGCGGGATAGATCATAAAGGAATCCACCGCCGAAGTCAGGACGAACGTCGTCGCGAAAATAAAAGCGGAAAGAAGGATCAAGTCGAGCCTGCTTCTCGATTTGAAGAACAAGAGCAGCGCGTAGATCATCGACAAGCCGACCAAGATCCCGTTGAAGACGTAGGACACGACG
This region includes:
- a CDS encoding YifB family Mg chelatase-like AAA ATPase, translating into MLAKINSFALTGLDGYKVDIEIDINAGLPKVEIIGLPDAAIKESAERVTSAVKNSGYHFPIKRVIVNLAPADTKKEGSLFDLPISIGVLIASEQLFTKCYKDYVILGELSLDGKLRPINGLIAILISGMQQGYKKFIIPAENAAEASFVKGIECYCVRTLKEACELLEGESEIVPVPYNEFKSDDAEDLFDVDFSEVKGQVAAKRALEVAVAGGHNILMIGPPGAGKSMVAKCVVSIMPDLTFEEAIEVTKVHSIAGILDEKKGIVTRRPFRTPHHTTTVPALIGGGHKAKPGEVSLANHGVLFLDEVPEYTRHALETLRQPLEDGFVTVSRVQQTVRYPANFMLIGSMNPCPCGNYGSKKHVCTCTPQAIRKYINKLSGPLLDRIDIQIEMDAVEFGEIRSDREEEKSAVVKERVMKAREIQSKRFESLPIYSNSDMNNRLIREYCKIPAEAEQLMENAFKKLSLSARASFRILRVARTIADLEGKEKIETAHVAEAIQYRSLDRKYWN
- the topA gene encoding type I DNA topoisomerase; translation: MKLVIVESPHKAKTIGKYLGQNYKVLASGGHISDLPEKRLGIDVENSFEPEYVISPDKERTISQLKTAVKQSDQVYLATDPDREGEAISWHLQTVLGLPDDDIRIEFNEISKKAVLKALETPRKINKRLVDAQQARRVLDRIVGYKISPVLSRKIKSGLSAGRVQSAALRMVVDREREIRDFKPEEYWTLHAFFNGKKPFKAIFYDVDGKKFKIPNKEALDKLLSKIDGKPYVVDEVKKNVQKVSPMPPFTTSTLQQDATTKFSMSAPQVMQIAQQLYEGCEIEGEGHVALVTYIRTDSVRVADDAVFAAKRHIVDTYGAEYYPKVPNKFAVKQQAQDAHEAIRPISLDRTPESLKSKLQKNQYAVYKLIYDRFVASQMAAAQYDTLKVHINAEGDEHKFGFKVQGRTMKFPGFTAAYADFRSHVNEDEGEDNALLPALEEGDKLDLKELKYEQKFTKPPQRYTESSLIKAMEENGIGRPSTYASILAVLAKRAYTEKEGKSLKATSLGETVCDSIVKFFPDIMDLKFTAKMEKELDEVEEGRKWQDLIGAFYPGFILEVKKAFKDGTAVKKEYEVSDVKCDKCGAMMVIKEGRFGKFLACPNFPNCRNILSMESEKVATCPICGKDVLKKRSKAGKTFYGCSDYPTCKFASWDIPAPYLCPECKSTMIVKRSKGATKYVCTNCKHVEEK
- the dprA gene encoding DNA-processing protein DprA gives rise to the protein MRAYSDDQIALMELSAVQGLTFRQKTALLSLTDSPKELFPSLEILSEEIARIGEGLFDRLLEVREGFQKERVLNYMEKTDSFALFENDDEYPASFGILEDKPLVLYGKGDPTLLSENCFAIVGTREPTRYGRDAAELFAKDLASAGLVIVSGLARGVDSIAHKAALEVGGKSIGVIGCGVDRVYPSENKGLYDEMAEKGLVLSEYFFGEKPVSFHFPERNRLISALSKGILVVEAGVKSGTLLTVEHAFDQGKDVFAVPGNIFSDKSKGSNELLHNPLVLPACSPRDVLDFYKIDAPEKEEQAVQLTTNEIIVYDLLKDEDKHFEELIAATGLPMGELMQTLTKLEVLGVIKKLPGNYYGI